A stretch of DNA from Candidatus Methanomethylophilaceae archaeon:
TTGTTCCCGAACACCTTGGTCGAGTGCAAACCTATCGGTCTCCTCAAGATGGTGGACGGCGGCGATCAGGATGATAAGGTCATAGCCGTGCCCACGAAGGACCGCCACTTCAGGGATTACGACAGTATCAACCAGCTTCCCAAGCATCTCACCGAGGAGATCAGGCACTTCTTCTCCGTCTACAAGGCTCTCGAGGGCAAAGTCACCGAAGCCAAAGAGATGCTGGATGCCGCGGACGCCAAGGAAATGGTCGCTATCTGCAAGAAGAGATACGACGAGAAATTCCCTGGGATGTGAGCATCTCTTTCAATCTGGGGTCTGCCTGAAAGGGTCGGCCCTGTCCTTTTCTTTTCAGATGCGAGTGGCCGGCTCGAAGACGTTCGGATATATGGGCGGCCAGTTTTTCGGAATGCGCGGGAGTATCCAGCAATTTAAAGCTATTGCTGACAGAACGCTTAGAAGCATAGAAGAATGCTCTATGTTTTTTCTTGTGATTATCCATCGGTTTACTAATACAAAGAATAATGGCGGTTATTCCCCAATCCGATGATTTGCCAATAATGCTGTTTTTTGATGCTGAGTTCCCTGCTTCGGTCTGAGAATTCAATCCTTTATTTGTTGGCATTTTGGATGAAATGGGAATCAGTCCGGGCTTTTCCAGGCAGGTTCTATCAGATTGCGATGCTGAAAGCCTTCTGTCGCCAATGCTTTTAGACTGGCGCCCAGCAGAACGATGCAGAGGGCGTCAGGGCATGCCATGCTTATTGCAACGCCATGAGCGCCGTTCCAGCCACAATGCAGGCGATGCCCGCCGCCCTGCGTTTCGTCAGAGCCTCTTTGAACACAATCAGAGAGAATATGACAGTCACGACCACTCCCAGCTTGCTTATCGGAACGATGACGCTGGCCGGTCCGGTCTGCAGCGCGCCGAACAGGAACAGCCACGCCGAACCCGTGGTCAGGCCGGACATGGCTATGAACGTCATGCTTCTCCTGTCGATTCCGCCCA
This window harbors:
- a CDS encoding inorganic diphosphatase, with the protein product MIMHELSKDRVTPEKFTAIIEIPKGSKVKYEIDEETGLLALDRVLSTSTAYPWNYGFIPRTYAFDGDPLDVVLLCSETLFPNTLVECKPIGLLKMVDGGDQDDKVIAVPTKDRHFRDYDSINQLPKHLTEEIRHFFSVYKALEGKVTEAKEMLDAADAKEMVAICKKRYDEKFPGM